Part of the Lampris incognitus isolate fLamInc1 chromosome 1, fLamInc1.hap2, whole genome shotgun sequence genome is shown below.
TCAACAGAGGCGAAAGTTTGGAGAGAGGTTGCAAATGGTTACAGTGGTCATAATGTCATAATGGAAGAATGAAGACCAAACCTGTAACATTGCCACCAGACAGACACTTGTTTATTTCTATTCTTAGTGTCTTATGGAAATATTTTTTCTCCACTTAACAGTCCGGACGTGCACAACACTAGGAACTTCTTTTTTTGTCTGAGAACAAGAGGAGATATCATTATAATTTATTGTCACTCTCCCAGCATCCTGGTAAAACACTAGTTGCCGCTCTCCAAGCATGGTGGGAGGCTCTGTTTAGCAGAATCAGAATGACAAATGATGAACAGCAAATTAATGGAAATTTGTTGCAGAAGCATCTGTGCAGGCGCATGTCTACTGCTGAGAATACAAGACActgtcacagaaagctgaatcagttcactttctgtgatttccttacctggattactgagcatgcataaagtcatACAAGACACTATATTTGGTTTTTCCGAAATCAATTTTTTGGGAAATTGTGGACCGGTCTTTAACAGCTAATTAACCAGGTGATCAAGGAGAGGCCTCGGAGTTTTAATGCGATGATTATAAAGTGCTACAAAGAAGAACATATCACATTCCTCATCCAGCTCTTTATTGGCAGAgtagtagtcaagtcaagtcaagtcaagtcacattcGTTTTTATagtccaaaatcacaaggtagtcccaaagggTTTAATTAAGTGTAGCTTCTTAAGGCTGTGCACCTTTTATCTCCATAGACATGTGGGACCTTTATTTCTATCACTGTAGTCCCCCCATCCCAGGTATGGGGGGCGGAGGGGGGCAGCATAGTAATCGCAAGTCTTTTCATGCTATTTCACTCAAACATCTATTCCATTGTCCATCTTGACACTTGAAAGACTATCTTGAAAGTTTTGCCGCAAGCTATTTCTTAATGCAAAAGTCACGGCTCTGCAGCACGACAGGAAAACGTTTGAGGAAAAGAGTGCTTTAGTGCTCTTTTTGCAAAACACCACTTGAATTCCTTTTCACCCATATGGGTTTGCTTTGGGCTTGTTGATGTGCCTCTTAAGTTACCAGATGGTCCCAGAGAGATGACGCAATGCCAGATGAGAACCAGCAGCAAGCATTTCTTGAGCCACGATGAGTTCACAATAACGTGAAATGCACCATCTACCTCTACCATTTCTTCAGCGAGCAAATGTGATTACCAACAGTTTTGAAGAGTCAGACCACCACATTGGAAGACAGACAATAAAACACTATCATGTCCTCCCtctgacaaaacaaaaaaagtctaATTTTTAAATGAATGATGGTAAATAGCATTGTAACAACAGTCGCACCATGTACTACAACCGTAACACTTCCAACATGATGGCACTTCCCACGTACCTTGTGGTGACGACTCTCCTAGCATCCTGATCCCCTTCGCAAAAAGCATCCCAGTGAGCTTTTATGTGAATATTTTACCATTTCCTTTTCCAGAGGTCCAGTGGGACCAGAGATCCCACAGTCCTTAATTTTAGCCAGTTGTTGGTCTGCTAGCCAGTCCGGAAGCCATTACGTTTTTCATGGCTTCGCCACATGTGGACCCAGCTGTTTGTTAGTGTTGGCCATTACGGTCTGCCCggctccccttctctctcccatcCCTCGCTTGGCCTTTAAGGAGGACGTTTTTTTTAGCCCTCTTTAGTGGtgcattttttccttttttttttttaagaaaaccaGAGATACTTAAGCGGTTTGTTTTAAGTAGACTTCGACAAACAGGGCAGAAATAGACCTGTGTAGTGTTACTCGTCATTCATACAGCATATACTCACCCTTGGTCACACTATCAGGCATTACAGAGACTCACCCCTACCATTTTCTCAGACGTGTTCTTGAATTCACAAACCAAGGACTGTCTGCAAACCATTCTCTTAAGTTTCTGACCTCCATATTATCGCTTGTTTGCGGTGCTTGTAATGTTTGATTCACTCATTGGAAATGCATATGGATAAGGAGATCAGCTGGGAGTTTTAAAGATAAATTTGGCCTTCTGTGCATGTGGCGTGAGACCTCTGACCCTTTCCCCTGTTGCTTGATTTTTGCCCAGGAGGTCGAGGTGGGGGCCAACCCAGTGCAGATTGAGACTGGGGAGTTTGATGAAGCCATTGAGGTTGTAGAGGATGTTGCTGCTGAGAGTAAGTCGCCATATGCATACACACGTGCACGTAGACACACTTTTTGTAAAAAGAAACTGGCCACTAAACAAAGGATCTCATGACACACCCcaatctaaacacacacacacacacacacacacacacacacacacacacacacacacacacacacacacacacacatattcggcTACATCTGCTTAACAGTTTAACAATTTAACTTTTCCGcacaacatgcacacactcacacacacacacaaacacacactgtgcACAAACAGCACACATGAATGCGCACCACTGCTAAAACACATATACATtgtcacacacgcacatacacacaagtgtATACACAAAAACCTTTGTAACTAAACAAATCAACTGACGTCAAGTTAAAAGCTGAAACCCCAgtttagaaaaaagaaaaccctCGTTTACTGCACCTACCTTGCCACCACACATAAGATATGTCACATTTGTTTGCCTAAACATTACTTCGCCTGACGTTCGTTTCGACGATATTTGATTTAGTTACAGTTACATCTGTCGTCTCCAGCCTCCAAGTAACTGGGTTGTGAGTTACTGCTGGATTTAATGACACCTCGAGCTGGCAGACCAAACAGCCATGATGACAGACTCCCTTATTCTCCCCAGGAAAGGGTTGTTATTATGTGTTCCACCCTGCTGTAAGAGGCACAGCAGCCCATTATTTAAATAACAGGGGCACAGCCGCAGGCTCACTCCAGTGCCAGCACCGGGGATGTGAAGTGTATATATGGCCGAGTCTGTTAGACCGCTTTGCTACACACAGCACAGAACCAGGATAAACGGGACATTTTGTTCTCATAGGACAGCTGAACAAAATGGAGCAGGACTTAGCTGAACAAAGCAAAGTAGAGGACAGAGTAGGACTGGACAGGGAACAGAACAAATGAGATTTAAATTGCTAAAGAAATTAAAGGAGTAGATGAGAGCAGAACAAAACAGAGCCGAATGAGGCAGAGTAGAGCAGGGAAAGAAGGAAGCGAGAGACAGCAGACCAAGTATGGACAGGACCACAGAAACTACATTGCTTTTCATACAGTAGGTGCATGCAGAGGCAAACTCTATACAATTTCCATCATTTCCACTGTTTCATTATGAACACAAACAATGCTTTTCAGAACTGTTCATTTTGTTTGTGACCGCGTATTTCCCTTCCTTTCTTTGTTGATGTAGAACAAAACTATTACTGATAAACAAACCTAAATCTGCTGATGTATTGGTTTTTTTTCCCAGACCCATGTGCCAACCACCACTGCAAGAAGGGCAAGGTGTGTGAGGTTGATGAGGACAACACCCCtatgtgtgtctgccaggacccctccacctgcccTGCTGGTATCGGAGAGTTCGAGCATGTAAGTTTGATAACATTTTTGCCCTGCAAACCCTGGTAAGATTCCCTTTAAATGAGACACAACCCCTGCCCCGCCCTAGTTTCACATATATTTCCCATTTTCTACTGGTTGTAGCCTATTATCTGCTGCTGCAATGATCCAGTTTCCTCACATGAAGTTCCATCTAATCTAAAACAAATCTAATCTAATCACTAATTCCTATGTCTACTTTTACCTGTCCAGGTTTGTGGAACTGACAACAAGACCTACGACTCTTCCTGTCACTTCTTTGCCACCAAGTGCACCCTGGAGGGAACCAAGAAGGGACACAAGCTGCACCTCGACTACATTGGGCCTTGCAAATGTGAGCTAACCCCTTACACACAGTGTGAACATGCATGTTGGGTAACTGGACTGCgaaccggaccattgtggtgaagaggaagctgagccagaaggcaaagctctcaatttaccagtcaatcttcgttccaaccctgacctatagtcatgagctttgggtagtgaccgaaagggtgagattgcagatacaagcggctgaaattagtttcctccatagggtgtctgggctcagccttagagatagggtgaggagctcggacatccggagggagctcagagtagagccactgctcctttgcatcaaaaggagccagttgaggtggttcgggcatctgattaggatgcctcctgggcgccttcctttggaggtttacgtggcatggccaactggaaaggagaccccggggtagacccaggactcgctggagggactacatgtccaatctggcctgggaacgccttgggatcccccagcaggagctggagggcgttgttggggagagggttgcctggagtgccctacttagcttgctgccactgcgacccgatccCAGAAAAATGTCTGAAgatgagatgaacattttgaaatTCTGTGTACTTGTTAGGAcatctcagttttttttttgaatttttgttTTGCTATAGAAATGTATATAGAAAAATCCAAAGTCTTACAATGAGATTGTTGCATGGTAGACAGCTTATTATTAGTTGTTCACAGGTTTGCCAGCCAACACCTGGTAACTATATCACGAACACTTACACCTTTCCCACACATTTTCTAGCCCACAAGTTCCCTGAATTTTTAACACAGTGAATGGTGACATCCCTTCCATGTCCCCTTACGTGTTCATTAATCATTCTGGAGTTTCATTGTCTCATATAACTATTTTGTATTTATTCTGTCTGTGTtcttagtgggtttttttttctcttttcattcaTACATATGTTCATGCAAGCTATACCTAAATCTAAAACTCAGATCTCAATACTTATTGCAGCACCCACTCTCACTGAAAGCTCCCAGTGTTGTAAGTGTTTGGCGGGTCCGCCGGTGAGGCCTCATTCATAATGCGTGCCTGCAAGGCTTCAACACAGAGGTGGGAGGATCCGTCCAGGCATGCAGGCTGCTTTTCTCTCACTGTTCAAACTAGAGCTGATCCTGAGCCAAGCCCTTCAtttgttaaaaagaaaaaaactgcagCGTCTTCCTCGGGATGAGTTGAACCAGGACTGAAGGGCTCAAATGGAGATCAGGGTGTTATTCAGCCACAGGAGAGGAAGACCCACTCTCTGGCTTGTAGGCATCGGTAGATGAAACGAAAGATTAATGAGGATCATTTTGCATGATTATCTTTAATCATGCTTTTGTAAAGGAAGAGAAGTACCCTGCATGTTACACTTAATTAATCATTTGGACAGTTACTCGTTTGTGTTGCTCAATGAGAACTGTGCAACTGCAACCATTGTGCTGGTTTGATGGCCCGTGAATGACACATCACATCTCGTATGGACATCTAACTTGAAACTCAGTGAGGAATTCAAAGACTTCTATGTATATCTTCGCACCACAAAAGTGCACTAAAGATTTTGGCTCAGGGCTTCAGTAATATCCCTGCATGATCACAGACTGACTTTTGAGTATCATTCAAGTACACAGCTGTCTTGAAACCTTTCTGTTGGTAACATTTTATAGGGAGTATAATTCattttgttttgtgaaatactaaTCAATGACTGGGAAGATGGCGTTCAAATACTGGCAAGCATATTCACGGTATCACACTGGTTGTGTGTCTCCACAGACATTGAGCCCTGCATGGACAGTGAGCTGAATGAGTTCCCCCTGCGTATGAGGGACTGGCTGAAGAATGTCCTTGTGACTCTGTATGAACGTGACGAGGACAACAACCTGCTGAGCGAGAAGCAGAAGCTCAGAGTGAGTAGTCCTTACATcctctgtcttttttcttttgtctgtaAAAAAAGTCCTCCTTGGAGGTTCAATAGTAGTGCAGCAAACCATCTAGAAAGAGTAGCTTCTGTCTTTTCCCTTGCCTTCATTTATGGAGTGAAACTCAACAGGGGATGCATTCACTTTTTGCAACAAACAATCtgcttgctcattcatttatttggTTAAGACCTGGGAACTGGGTTAAGATGGCAGTCGTGTACTGTTGGTTCCTGGGAATTCCCCAGCACAATTATAGTCTACTGCTGCTGAAAAACTTAGTAGAGCACTGGAGGAGGGTTAAGTGGCTTGTCTGATGGCAATTCGAGATCAGTTGTTGAGGGAAGGGAGAGCCTGAATTATAATCCTTTTCGGGTGTTCCCAGCCAGGATTCAAACCAAAGACATCACAGTTTCCAGGTTGCATCCTGGAAACTCAAACTCCTGCTTACAGAAAATACATCTCtgtatttcctttcatttcacctgcacgatgatgatgatgatgatgatgatgatgatgatgattaatagTAATGGAGAATTAGTACTAATATTTGCATGCCCAATCCTATAGGTAAAGAAAATTTATGAGAATGAGAAGAGGCTCCAGGCTGGCGAGCACTCCCTGGACCTTCTGGCCCACGACTTTGAGAAGAACTACAATATGTACATCTTCCCCGTCCACTGGCAGTTTGGTCAGCTGGACCAGCACCCCATCGACGGGTATGTGAGGAGCAGGAAACAAACACTGTTAGGAATATCAGGTTTTGTTTGCAAGAGCAAAAGCCAAAACAATACCAATGTACTACTGGATGGGTTGGAGATACTTTATGTGCATCCAAATGTTGCCACATGAActagaaaaaaattaaattaaattaaattaaattaaaaaaagcaCATTAATGGTAATAACAAACTGGTACGAGGGATGAAAGCACTGAAAATGTTTTTGTGAGTCATACCAGTGTGAGCGGGAAATTTTGAGTGTTTTTCTGCATCAaagtttggggggtttttttacaGTAAAAGTTGTTACAGAACCACTTCTACAAAGGTGGAGAGATTTTATCTTTTATGAATGAGCagaagtcttggataaaattcttctttcttttctgatGTGGCAAAGCTGGCACAGTTAACACTTTGTAAACTAAAATATCTGCCTCCCTGTATATGCAGTGGATGTGATTTGGTCAGCCAGGAGCTTTTCGGTTTCTAGCACAGGGGACCCACCCTGTACGCATCCagaaataaactttgttgatattgtggtgacccacatctatatatcgagagacattcacctaagaggacggtgtacctttaagtcagttcagtaagtcagtcagttcagtgtcgttgtcgaacgtatgacatgcaaagttggagctagtaaactacctcgactacgtctactctcacgtctcctgtctcgttgttttctaactccacaatatgatATTTTGGAGTTTTCTGCAGCACCATATCATTATTACTGTCTCAAGTCGGTTGTTCACTGGTTTGGATTGATGTCTTGTGTACAACAGATACCTGACCCACACGGAGCTCTCCCCCCTGCGTGCGCCCCTCATCCCCATGGAGCACTGCACCACCCGCTTCTTCGACCAGTGTGACGCTGACAGCGACAAGTACATTTCCCTGGAGGAGTGGGCCACCTGCTTCGGCATCAAGGAGCGTGAGTATTGATGGGACAAGTGCACAGGGACGTCCTACTGTGATTGTTTTGAACGCCAATTGACATCACCATACACGGTTCACCCAAACATCGCCATAGTGTCACTTCTGTTTAAATGAATTTGAAGAAATGGAAAGAAACTATGAGCTTTCCCCATCAGAAATTATCTCaactgggtgtccgggtggcgtggcggtctattccgttgcctaccaacacggggatggccggtttgaatccccgcggtacctccggcttggtcgggcgtccctgcgcataactgtagtccagtgACTTCCAGGTTctcctgcagcggtcataccagtttcctattTATTGACATggtatatttttcgcgatgcctgcaagatttaccatggataaatgtcaaggcCATGCACAGAACTGCTAACAAgcgttcacctgcacctgccagcaaacgggtgacaagttctaagttgtacatatcaagttacgtccacaattatgaggatgagcggacagacggacggaattgtggacgtaacttgatatgtacaacttgaaacttttcacccatttgctggtaggtgcaggtgaaagtttgtcgacaattttgtgcatgtcattgacatttatccatggtaaatcttgcaggcatcacaaaAAATATGcagttgtcaatagcacacgccgacaaacgggaaactggtatgactgctgcaggagaaaccggaagtcagtggactacagttatgcacagagtcaattggtcgtgtctgcgggtgagaagtcggatgtgggtaggttttctggttgctgtactagcgcctcctctggtcagtcggggcgcctgttcgggggggggctgggggaatagcatgatcctcccatgcgctatgtcctcctggcgaaactcctcactgtcacgtgaaaagaagcggcttggcgattccacatttatcggagaaggcatgtgatagtctgcagccttccccggattggcagagggggtggagcagcgcccgggatggctcggtagagtggggtaattgaccaagcacAATTGgaagaaaggggaggggggggtggagattTTAAAAAAAGTCCCAACTGTGAGGACCAAATATGGATGTGATcgagatcatatatatatatatatatatatatatatatatatatatatatatatatttttttttttttgaatttaaaTTGGATTGGAGGATTTGAGGATTGAGGTTAGTCAAGTGGGATGAAGGCCAAAACACACTGGACTGATACTGTGCCTGGGTACATTCAGGTAGAAACTAACAAGTATGAATGAGGGAAGCCACTTGTGAACTCGAGTGAAAATCTTATTTCTTTTACTTCATATTTTCATAAACAAATGGTGCTCATGGTGCACAAAAGAAGAAGTGAGGTAACggagaaaacaagaagaaaagatTTCAGTACTTAGCACTGATGGTGGTCTAAGGACTGAAACGTTTGCTACTTTTTCGGTCACCAAGCTCTATTGTGCGTTGCATCTTTTTGTGCATCTTTTGTTTTCATGCACTTCGTATATGAAAATATGAAGTAAAAGAAACAAGATGTTGACTTGTGACGTCAGCTTAGCCACGCCATATAATGTCAGTCAGGGCTTCCTCCCTGACCACGCCTTACCCCTCATATATTTGTTTGTTTCTTaatttattctttctttctttctttctttctttctttctttctttctttctttctttctttctttctttctttctttctttctttctttctttctttctttctttctttctttctttctttctttctttctttctttgtctctgcAAGACAACGTAGAACATGTTAGCCATTGCTTACATATTTGTCCTGAATTACATCTATGGCTCTTGTGTTTGCAGAGGATGTGGACAAAGACCTTGTCATCTAAGCCCCCCCTGACCAGCAGCCGCGTGACAACTCCTAGTCGCTACTAATGGGACAAGGTGCTGATCCCTAAATTAAAAAACACAGTAACGGTGCTAATTGCAACAATTTTGTTTTGATAATGATCTTTCCTACCTATACCACTAAAAATAGTAAGTGACAAAGATGTGCACAGTCTGTACTAACCATCACAATGCGATCATgcaagtttcatttttcttgtttgtggAAGAAAACAAAAAGGCCAACACACCTTACTAAAACTGAGAGATAAGAGTAAATCTAAGATTTCGATGGCAGATGTAaatgtattatttttctttttctggaaTGGGTTCAGAATAAGGATGGTATTGACAATATTATAGATATGTTTTGTGAGATAGTCAGAGCTAAAATCTGAGATCACATCTGAAGCATTATCTTGAGGAGATGAAAatgtaaaatgaaaaataaagtttCTAAATAAATGATCCCCTCTCTTGCTTTCAAAAAagctctttattattattattattttctttttttgccttctTTTGGTGGTGGATTCGttaatttggggtttttttttgtattttgttatGATACGCTGATCATTTGACTACTgctttaatttttattttattttattttctgttttttgtttttgaacaGATTCCATGTCTCACAAAAGGACAAACGTGTATTGATATTTTGAAGCAATAAAAAGAATATATTGTTTGGAAATTTTATGAGGGGAGAATCTCGCAGGCTGAGAGTTTTTCTCGCTCCCTTAACATGTTTCTACTGACAATCTTTGTGCATCGCTGAAGCACGACAGAACTCTTTCCATGAATAAAAGACTATGAAAGATCCAAAAGATCTCTGCATGCCTTCATATCTGCATTTTTCTCCTCCAGCAAAGGAATTTCAGCCGGAATAATCTGATAAAGGGTGGCCTTGTCAACATGAGCACTGAAACAAACAcgtgtgtgaacacacacacacacgcatgcacacacacacacgattttgTGTCATGAGAAAGCCATTTTACACACTAACATGTTTTGACCACAGTAGGCAAGTAAGATTAGACTATCTCCTCTGCTCTTGTTAATGTAGATACAGCACTGTCCTTAAAAAACAACCTCCCCATATCACAAAGTATGCATTTGCGAATCTGTTTTGTGTACAACACAAGGATTTATACAAAGGCGGGCAGAATAGTGAAACTTTGGTGCATCATATGTGCGCTCGTGCCTTTC
Proteins encoded:
- the sparc gene encoding SPARC, which codes for MRVWIVFLLCLAGHAMAAPTEEEPIVEEPVAEEPVVEEVEVGANPVQIETGEFDEAIEVVEDVAAENPCANHHCKKGKVCEVDEDNTPMCVCQDPSTCPAGIGEFEHVCGTDNKTYDSSCHFFATKCTLEGTKKGHKLHLDYIGPCKYIEPCMDSELNEFPLRMRDWLKNVLVTLYERDEDNNLLSEKQKLRVKKIYENEKRLQAGEHSLDLLAHDFEKNYNMYIFPVHWQFGQLDQHPIDGYLTHTELSPLRAPLIPMEHCTTRFFDQCDADSDKYISLEEWATCFGIKEQDVDKDLVI